A window from Pangasianodon hypophthalmus isolate fPanHyp1 chromosome 4, fPanHyp1.pri, whole genome shotgun sequence encodes these proteins:
- the prox3 gene encoding prospero homeobox 3, translating into MDCPSDLFQQQPSQVCHFDLYHSPPESTSTGPIISPLLHPNSASQRWGGYRQGQCLFSDLPAHEEEQEVDADRFGRKSAAGGTGIPQYRLGDRRRSSGDWSQDLLRVKQLRVDSTVKREAEAEREGHRGRRSVPQLVRAEKSVEERGRRKESREGRQRQRRELKLQLEETRGKLLELQRKVWQVYGEHHVEEEKGGEGDDGVMDETAEMFSEGEAEDHLGSGLYPPLGPNEKKHESTGNENSEVFPETPVDLDLDMELDGGGVWLGCSLVQGEWENIGGSEKFAQALKQELSSAVARVIDRVLHLYAETEQTPPSTAVLAPEIPTSRALDPNPDKKQRPGVAASMTEQAEALPLVAKRPQEKRNPLIQGRHKNLLIPQANSSLPLLPQPHLSALLPPRNKDSFLPSCPPNPPPLPLPLLHYTMQHLFTRSLSSMPLHKDGLPNEPFMDFRSHNPSFPPLPLLGQLNPPLADRGRDEGMRVGIDGGDTALYLGPGASQEGLSPCHLKKAKLMFFYTRYPSSNTLKTYFPDVKFNRCVTSQLIKWFSNFREFFYIQMERFARQAARESPVTARERGLRLSRNSELFRILNMHYNKSNDYQVPDRFVEVSEVALREFFTAIQSGRDADPCWKKSIYKIICKLDSPVPDSFRLPGCPMDTHRMV; encoded by the exons ATGGATTGCCCTTCAGATCTTTTCCAGCAGCAGCCGTCCCAGGTGTGCCACTTCGACCTGTACCACAGTCCACCAGAGTCCACCTCCACTGGCCCCATCATTTCTCCTCTTTTGCACCCCAACAGTGCCTCCCAGAGGTGGGGTGGATATAGGCAGGGACAGTGCTTATTCTCTGACCTTCCAGCACAtgaggaggaacaggaggtgGATGCAGACAGGTTTGGGAGAAAATCAGCTGCAGGAGGAACCGGTATTCCACAATACCGACTTGGGGATAGGAGAAGAAGTTCTGGTGACTGGAGTCAGGACCTTCTGAGAGTGAAGCAACTTAGAGTGGACAGTACTgtaaagagagaggcagaggcgGAAAGAGAAGGGCACAGAGGTAGGAGGAGTGTACCTCAATTGGTAAGGGCAGAGAAGAGTGTAGAGGAAAGAGGGCGGAGGAAGGAGAGCAGGGAGGGGAGGCAGCGGCAACGGCGTGAGCTGAAACTCCAGttagaggaaaccagaggaaagCTGCTAGAGCTTCAGCGCAAAGTTTGGCAAGTATATGGAGAACATCATGtagaggaagagaaaggaggagaaggagatgatggagtgatggatgaGACAGCAGAGATGTTCTCtgaaggagaagcagaagatCACCTCGGCAGTGGGCTCTATCCTCCTCTGGGTCCTAacgaaaaaaaacatgaaagtacAGGGAATGAGAATTCCGAGGTGTTTCCAGAAACCCCCGTGGACCTGGACCTTGACATGGAGCTGGACGGAGGTGGAGTGTGGCTAGGCTGCAGTCTGGTGCAAGGGGAGTGGGAGAATATAGGTGGCAGTGAGAAATTTGCTCAGGCTCTGAAGCAGGAGCTGTCCAGCGCAGTAGCTCGGGTCATTGACAGGGTTCTCCATCTCTATGCTGAAACTGAACAAACACCACCTTCCACTGCAGTTCTGGCCCCAGAGATTCCCACTAGTAGGGCACTAGACCCAAACCCAGACAAGAAGCAAAGGCCTGGGGTGGCTGCCAGTATGACAGAACAAGCTGAAGCACTGCCACTGGTTGCAAAGAGACCTCAAGAGAAAAGGAACCCCCTAATTCAAGGCAGACACAAGAACCTCCTGATCCCTCAAGCTAACTCCAGCTTACCCCTCTTACCCCAGCCCCATCTTTCTGCACTCTTACCACCGAGGAACAAAGACTCCTTCCTGCCGTCCTGCCCTCCAAACCCTCCTCCGCTGCCCCTGCCTCTTCTCCATTACACCATGCAGCACCTCTTTACTCGTTCTCTTTCCAGTATGCCACTCCACAAAGACGGGCTCCCCAATGAACCCTTCATGGACTTTCGCTCACACAATCCCTCATTCCCTCCCCTGCCTCTGCTTGGTCAGTTAAACCCACCTCTCGCTGATAGAGGCAGAGATGAGGGGATGAGAGTAGGAATTGATGGAGGAGATACAGCTCTCTATCTTGGTCCTGGGGCA TCTCAGGAGGGTCTCTCTCCATGTCATCTGAAGAAAGCCAAGCTAATGTTCTTCTACACACGTTACCCCAGCTCCAACACACTCAAGACTTACTTCCCTGATGTCAAG TTTAACCGCTGCGTCACCTCTCAGCTCATTAAGTGGTTTAGTAACTTCCGGGAGTTCTTCTACATTCAGATGGAGCGTTTTGCGCGCCAGGCAGCTCGTGAGAGTCCCGTCACAGCCAGAGAGAGGGGACTGCGTCTGAGCCGAAACTCTGAGCTCTTTCGCATTCTGAACATGCACTACAACAAGAGCAATGACTACCAG GTGCCGGACAGGTTTGTGGAGGTGTCTGAAGTGGCACTACGTGAATTCTTCACTGCTATCCAGAGTGGACGTGATGCTGACCCCTGCTGGAAAAAGTCCATCTATAAAATCATCTGCAAACTCGACAGCCCTGTGCCTGACAGTTTCCGCTTGCCAGGCTGCCCCATGGACACACACCGCATGGTCTAA
- the tmem179ba gene encoding transmembrane protein 179B translates to MALPRLLLLLELALHACCFICGIITAASVTLSQGDFSGKCLLYGSVRVNISVIDVSWSSAPSLCYFVSGISVCVAVYCFSTTLYWVYTSCVDGEVKRERIWMTISLLVSGVFLFFLLVTGCILKVGRDKLCESVVRAVPSITRCDEAQSMTWKSPLIGSSFYSKLHNAETAVWVNFFCWIIVVVLVVVQRRWGSEYSTREVEPGASPSETEPFFKRPGHPN, encoded by the exons ATGGCGCTGCCgcggctgctgctgctgttagaGCTCGCGCTTCACGCCTGCTGCTTCATCTGCGGAATCATCACCGCCgcctctgtcactctctctcag GGTGATTTTTCAGGGAAGTGTTTGCTGTACGGCTCTGTGCGCGTCAACATTTCAGTAATTGACGTCAGCTGGTCCAGCGCTCCTTCTCTCTGTTACTTTGTGTCAGGCATCTCTGTGTGCGTAGCTGTCTACTGCTTCTCCACCACCCTCTACTGGGTATACACGAGCTGTGTGGATGGAGAGGTCAAAAG agagagaatatggATGACTATCTCGTTACTTGTAAGTGGagtcttcctcttcttcctcctggTGACGGGATGCATCCTGAAAGTGGGTCGAGACAAACTTTGTGAATCTGTGGTCAGAGCAGTACCCAGTATAACCAG GTGTGATGAGGCCCAGAGCATGACATGGAAAAGCCCTTTGATTGGGTCAAGTTTCTACTCCAAACTCCACAATGCTGAG ACGGCAGTGTGGGTGAATTTCTTCTGCTGGATAATAGTAGTTGTTCTGGTGGTGGTCCAGCGTAGATGGGGCTCTGAGTACAGCACTCGGGAAGTGGAGCCCGGAGCCAGTCCTTCTGAAACAGAACCCTTCTTCAAACGGCCAGGACACCccaactga